The Podospora bellae-mahoneyi strain CBS 112042 chromosome 7, whole genome shotgun sequence genome includes a window with the following:
- a CDS encoding hypothetical protein (EggNog:ENOG503Q3U6; COG:C), whose product MAEKPPQRMTLLQRLRKAILFLRLVGYGLRTYYNFFSRSLSAKIANRLAKSDASIGPDDVKNIVIVGAAFSGLYAARLLAGAVPRDGRYRIVVIEPNSHFNFTWVFPRFCVVEGHEHKAFIPYSPDFFDMGPKGLVQWVRDRVTSLTRENVLLRSGEVIPYEYLIIATGSNVADGLPSRAGVEDKEEAIELLKAMQERVKNASHIVVAGGGAAGVETATDAKDRYPGKSVTIVHSRQALMHRFGNGLQQGTSEAMERLGVNVILGEKVLPQSVDGKFITLSSGRKIECDCFINCTGQKPASGIVASLAPNTITPSGHIRVKPNLQIDDDSLPNVYVCGDVAQAEVRNPNSRVAARQAEICADNVVRAVKGKKPKYVFTEGFGDGVIKLTLGLDRSITQYFDGKSELLFPAVEPDLDLMCKGTWAAMGARPFEDTGVYSE is encoded by the exons ATGGCCGAAAAACCACCACAGAGGATGACGCTGCTCCAGCGGTTGCGAAAGGCCATCCTGTTCCTCAGGCTGGTGGGTTATGGTCTTCGCACATACTACAACTTCTTTTCCCGCAGTCTGTCGGCCAAGATTGCGAACCGGCTCGCAAAGTCGGACGCGTCCATCGGTCCAGACGACGTCAAAAACATTGTCATCGTTGGAGCTGCCTTCTCGGGCCTCTACGCTGCGCGCCTCCTGGCGGGCGCCGTGCCCCGAGATGGCCGCTACCGCATCGTCGTGATCGAGCCAAACAGCCACTTCAACTTCACCTGGGTCTTCCCTCGCTTCTGCGTCGTCGAAGGCCATGAGCACAAAGCCTTCATTCCCTACAGCCCCGACTTTTTTGACATGGGGCCCAAGGGGCTGGTGCAATGGGTACGTGACCGTGTGACCAGTCTCACAAGGGAGAACGTGCTCCTGCGGAGTGGCGAGGTGATCCCGTACGAGTATCTTATCATAGCCACCGGATCCAACGTCGCCGATGGTCTTCCGTCTCGTGCCGGCGTGgaagacaaggaggaggcgattgAGCTGCTTAAAGCAATGCAGGAGCGCGTCAAGAATGCCAGCCACATTGTCGTCGCCGGAGGTGGCGCTGCGGGCGTCGAAACGGCCACGGATGCAAAGGACCGATATCCGGGCAAGTCTGTCACCATTGTGCACTCTCGGCAGGCCTTGATGCACCGTTTCGGCAACGGACTGCAACAGGGTACCTCAGAAGCCATGGAAAGACTGGGCGTCAACGTCATCCTCGGCGAGAAGGTGCTTCCACAGTCTGTAGACGGAAAGTTCATCACGCTGAGCTCGGGACGAAAGATTGAGTGTGACTGCTTC ATCAATTGCACCGGACAAAAGCCCGCCTCCGGCATCGTCGCGAGCCTCGCGCCAAACACAATCACCCCGTCTGGTCACATTCGGGTCAAGCCCAACCTTCAAATCGACGACGATTCCCTTCCGAATGTATATGTCTGCGGTGACGTTGCCCAGGCCGAGGTGCGGAATCCCAACTCGCGAGTGGCGGCGCGCCAGGCCGAGATCTGCGCCGACAACGTGGTGCGGGCCGTTAAGGGCAAGAAGCCCAAATACGTCTTTACCGAGGGGTTTGGCGATGGCGTGATCAAGTTGACTTTGGGTTTG GACCGGTCCATCACGCAGTATTTCGATGGCAAGTCGGAGCTTCTGTTCCCTGCCGTAGAACCCGATCTTGACCTCATGTGCAAGGGAACGTGGGCTGCCATGGGAGCAAGGCCTTTTGAGGATACTGGGGTGTACTCTGAGTGA
- a CDS encoding hypothetical protein (EggNog:ENOG503NW3R; COG:S) codes for MDMSICWRHRQGKDRDIKRILSSFQLATVVSNQQQSDIDADTMATPYSEPKNSLQASKPVVVGVYGIPGCGKSSMLVELRNRLGEEQFSFHEGSQAIASLLPGGLAAFHQASQDEKARYRELAINAIANEATKNQKVAVVAGHFMFWSEKDQQYHKVCTKADLETYTHIIYFDTAADIVSLRRQDDKGRERPTMTPARLDDWAKTEKRELQRLCRSSGILFIALSEAERGALSVRMINLLLDFQHHCSQHNLRLAQNRLDSISLRSGFTMDCKQPCTMLVLDADKTLATQDTGKLFWEVMLKKNLLDPSSLEGKFEDPLTTLFSSQLGYSYTAFRQATLLYEQYSDEQVFEGVCRSIASLVKMHPAMVSLLQTAERKRNVSAVVVTCGLRRVWEIVLANHGLMGTVKVIGGGRISDGFVVTAQVKASLVERLQNMYGLYVWAFGDSPLDIPMLRAADEAIVVVGEQYVRSRSMETHLLQAIDSGNFRPRQVLLPETAAPRLDVERLPLVNIESSEFLFEISRQRDHRRQPTAEHHIVHATGRAAAKLLTTATRDARVSGPALREAHRLVGRYLATELLPDVVGTEEYEIPHVQGHQTLGHRVKNEKKTAIVPLMRGGESMAFGISDVLPLAIFLHAKRPEDVEARHLLGLETVLLVDSVVNTGKSIVEFVRHIRGLNSRVGIVVMAGVVQAKAVAAGPEGVLHQLHQGDPKVDVVAFRLSDNKFTGKGVTDTGARLFNTTELE; via the coding sequence ATGGACATGAGTATATGTTGGCGTCACCGGCAAGGAAAAGACAGAGATATTAAACGCATACTCTCCTCGTTCCAGCTCGCCACCGTTGTTTCCAACCAGCAACAAAGTGATATTGACGCCGACACGATGGCGACTCCATATTCAGAACCCAAAAACTCTCTTCAAGCCAGCAAACCAGTCGTGGTTGGTGTGTACGGCATCCCTGGCTGTGGCAAGTCGTCCATGCTAGTCGAGCTGAGGAACAGGTTGGGCGAGGAGCAATTCAGCTTTCATGAAGGCTCCCAAGCTATTGCCTCTCTGCTTCCAGGAGGCCTTGCCGCTTTCCACCAGGCCAGCCAGGACGAAAAAGCGCGCTATCGTGAACTTGCGATCAATGCCATTGCAAATGAGGCCACCAAGAACCAAAAGgttgccgttgttgccgGTCATTTTATGTTCTGGTCCGAGAAAGACCAGCAGTACCACAAGGTCTGCACCAAGGCCGACCTCGAAACTTATACCCACATAATCTACTTCGACACGGCGGCAGATATCGTTTCGCTGCGCCGTCAAGACGACAAGGGGAGAGAGCGGCCCACAATGACTCCGGCTCGCTTGGACGACTGGGCCAAAACGGAAAAGAGGGAGCTCCAGCGGCTGTGTCGTAGCAGCGGCATCCTGTTCATTGCGTTGTCTGAAGCAGAAAGGGGGGCCCTGTCGGTGAGGATGATCAACCTTCTTCTGGACTTTCAGCACCATTGCTCCCAACATAACCTACGGCTTGCGCAGAATCGCCTAGACAGCATCAGCCTCAGGTCGGGCTTCACGATGGACTGCAAGCAGCCGTGCACAATGCTGGTGTTGGATGCCGATAAAACATTGGCTACTCAGGATACGGGCAAGCTTTTTTGGGAGGtgatgctgaagaagaatCTACTCGATCCGAGCTCGTTGGAAGGAAAGTTCGAAGATCCTTTGACCACGCTCTTCAGCAGCCAGCTGGGATACTCGTACACAGCCTTTCGCCAGGCAACATTGCTCTATGAACAATACTCCGATGAGCAGGTCTTTGAGGGGGTTTGCCGGAGCATAGCGTCCCTGGTCAAGATGCATCCAGCAATGGTTTCCCTGCTGCAAACAGCTGAGCGCAAGAGGAATGTCTCAGCAGTGGTGGTAACGTGCGGTCTGCGGCGTGTTTGGGAGATCGTCCTGGCCAATCACGGGTTGATGGGGACAGTCAAAGTCATTGGCGGAGGGCGCATTTCGGACGGGTTTGTGGTCACAGCCCAAGTCAAGGCGTCGCTGGTTGAGCGGTTGCAAAACATGTATGGCCTCTATGTGTGGGCCTTTGGAGATAGCCCCTTGGACATTCCCATGTTGCGCGCAGCGGACGAGGCTATTGTAGTGGTAGGAGAGCAATATGTGCGGAGCAGAAGCATGGAAACGCACTTGCTCCAGGCCATCGACTCGGGTAACTTTCGTCCGCGACAAGTCTTGCTACCAGAGACTGCAGCACCGCGCCTGGATGTTGAAAGGCTTCCCCTTGTCAATATCGAGAGCTCCGAATTTCTTTTCGAAATATCCCGTCAACGTGACCATCGACGTCAGCCAACTGCCGAACACCACATCGTTCATGCCACAGGCAGAGCTGCTGCCAAGCTTCTGACCACAGCCACGCGTGACGCAAGAGTTTCGGGGCCGGCACTGCGCGAGGCACATCGACTCGTGGGGCGGTATCTTGCAACAGAGCTATTGCCGGATGTCGTTGGCACCGAGGAGTACGAGATTCCGCACGTTCAGGGGCATCAGACACTTGGTCATCGCGTAAAGAACGAGAAGAAGACAGCAATTGTGCCCCTTATGCGTGGGGGCGAGTCCATGGCATTCGGTATCAGTGATGTGCTTCCGCTTGCCATTTTTCTCCATGCCAAAAGGCCAGAAGACGTCGAAGCGCGTCACTTGTTGGGGCTCGAGACGGTTCTGCTGGTCGACTCGGTGGTCAACACTGGCAAAAGCATTGTTGAGTTTGTGCGACACATTCGCGGCCTGAATTCCAGAGTAGGTattgtggtgatggctggggTTGTCCAGGCCAAGGCGGTTGCTGCCGGTCCTGAGGGagtcctccaccaactgCATCAAGGCGATCCCAAGGTGGACGTTGTGGCCTTTCGGCTATCCGACAACAAGTTCacggggaaaggggtgaCTGACACGGGGGCGCGCCTGTTCAACACGACCGAGTTAGAATAG
- the DTR1 gene encoding Dityrosine transporter 1 (EggNog:ENOG503NVV1; COG:S) — protein sequence MARFELTVQIGRSRQSCPHKASSSQSRSRSRSRTRHSRPHSPEDRIPLVERVPPPARDDDPASISLPPSPTDNTPEKTSLPLGPRSSHQGLPTSNNESLPNGPPPADEPPGLNPSPKQDGSGSYTDFSPLRRKFILSVITIAGFFGPLAGGIYLPALPVLEKEFNVSPTAINVTVSVFMMTFALGPLFWSTFADWKGRRPLYLISLAIYILANVLLAVVPANYGALVFLRVVQAFGSASVVSMGAGTVADITEPKKRAFAMSIFLMGPQCGPVLGPVLGGALAEANWRWIFGFLAISSGILWLVILSSLPETLRARVGGGRIYTERPIFFWPPSMSSPLAPSWERGPPPPIPTLKGYWNLFVYPPIGIVSFNTAMLYSTYFAIAVQLPTELSQRYKWGPSGIGAGFLAVGIAMIVGSLLGGRASDWRRARAAEQLPKDTKIDPEFRLVDQIWGVLICVLGTLLYGWMVNGSKHPAAVLFATFLTGFGMNWVFVTTTAFLTECVAQQAAGAFALGNLLRNPGAAIVSVITPTLVAKMGSGWCFTGLAVLDLLLVGTAVIVLRLKCPGWRADRAAKMQLAGKKAAGPAAVP from the exons ATGGCAAGGTTTGAGCTCACCGTCCAGATAGGACGCTCTCGACAATCTTGTCCGCACAAAGCATCTTCCTCTCAGTCCCgatcaagatcaagatcaCGCACCCGCCATAGTCGCCCCCATTCTCCCGAAGACAGAATCCCTCTAGTTGAACGTGTTCCCCCTCCTGCTCGTGATGATGACCCGGCCTCGATATCCCTGCCTCCTTCCCCGACAGACAATACTCCCGAGAAAACATCTTTACCTTTAGGTCCCCGATCCTCCCATCAAGGCCTTCCCACGTCCAATAATGAGTCTTTACCGAATGGCCCGCCACCAGCAGACGAGCCGCCGGGCCTGAATCCGAGTCCGAAGCAGGATGGGTCTGGGTCTTATACCGATTTCTCCCCTCTCCGTCGAAAGTTCATCTTGTCTGTTATAACGATTGCTGGATTCTTCGGGCCATTGGCGGGAGGTATATATCTTCCTGCCTTGCCGGTGCTGGAAAAAGAGTTCAATGTTAGCCCAACCGCCATCAATGTGACGGTTTCAGTGTTCATGATGACTTTTGCGCTCGGT CCGCTATTCTGGTCCACTTTTGCAGATTGGAAGGGTCGCCGTCCATTGTACTTGATAAGCCTTGCCATTTACATCTTGGCGAACGTGCTTCTTGCTGTAGTACCAGCAAACTACGGAGCACTGGTGTTTTTGAGGGTCGTGCAGGCGTTTGGCAGTGCTAGTGTTGTTAGCATGGGGGCAGGGACAGTTGCTGAC ATCACGGAGCCGAAGAAGCGAGCATTCGCAATGAGCATTTTTCTCATGGGCCCTCAATGCGGTCCTGTCCTGGGTCCCGTGTTGGGTGGTGCATTGGCAGAGGCGAACTGGAGATGGATTTTCGGATTTCTTG CGATTTCTAGCGGCATACTTTGGCTTGTGattctctcttctctccctgAGACTCTTCGTGCCCGTGTGGGTGGAGGCCGTATCTACACAGAACGGCCCATCTTCTTTTGGCCCCCTTCCATGTCTTCACCTCTCGCGCCGAGCTGGGAAAGGGGtcctccaccgcccatcccaaccctcaAAGGGTATTGGAACCTGTTCGTTTACCCTCCCATCGGTATCGTCAGCTTCAACACTGCTATGCTTTACTCTACCTACTTCGCCATTGCCGTACAACTTCCGACCGAGCTGAGTCAGCGATACAAATGGGGCCCATCGGGAATCGGCGCTGGCTTTCTGGCGGTAGGAATTGCTATGATTGTGGGGAGTTTGCTTGGTGGTAGAGCCTCGGACTGGAGAAGGGCCAGGGCAGCTGAGCAACTGCCAAAGGACACCAAGATTGATCCAGAGTTTAGACTTGTGGACCAGATCTGGGGCGTGTTGATTTGTGTGTTGGGGACTCTGCTGTATGGATGGATGGTGAATGGTAGCAAACATCCAGCAGCAGTTTTGTTTGCCACATTTTTGA CCGGATTTGGGATGAATTGGGTCTTTGTCACCACTACAGCATTCTTGACCGAATGTGTTGCTCAACAGGCGGCAGGAGCGTTTGCGCTGGGAAACTTGCTGAGAAACCCCGGGGCTGCCATTGTGTCTGTGATAACACCAACACTGGTGGCCAAGATGGGGAGTGGATGGTGCTTTACGGGACTGGCGGTCTTGGATCTGCTCCTGGTTGGAACTGCGGTTATTG TTCTCAGACTAAAATGCCCTGGCTGGCGTGCGGATAGGGCGGCCAAGATGCAGCTGGCTGGCAAGAAAGCCGCAGGTCCGGCGGCAGTTCCTTAA
- a CDS encoding hypothetical protein (EggNog:ENOG503NW2D; COG:S), which translates to MVHVVLPALIPDIKRVYDSYFAAFHHDPMGEIMLNILFPGGNVNSPEFREEHAKGTLAWWHHSDSQYTYKCVDTDNGDIVGMGLIDVILRRRSVEERAFQGVPWLQGEAKERAEKVLKPLHDMREQLFGDQQYIYAHVIGVLPEHQGKQAGAALAGWGLSFVDYTNLPMYFEASPSSVGLYEKLGYERLKETIVHKAETLGTATDISVPLMVKMPKSAGGMSFYEWKEKGYPKFNAATPVSKKQKL; encoded by the exons ATGGTCCACGTcgtcctccccgccctcatTCCCGACATCAAGCGCGTGTATGATTCCTACTTTGCCGCCTTCCACCATGACCCCATGGGCGAGATCATGCTCAACATCCTCTTCCCCGGAGGCAATGTGAACTCACCAGAGTTCCGTGAGGAACATGCCAAGGGCACCCTCGCTTGGTGGCATCATTCTGATTCCCAATACACCTACAAGTGCGTCGACACCGACAATGGCGATATTGTCGGCATGGGTCTCATCGATGTGATTCTGCGCCGCCGCTCCGTGGAGGAGCGCGCCTTCCAAGGTGTTCCATGGCTCCAAGGCGAGGCCAAGGAGCGCGCTGAGAAGGTACTCAAGCCCCTTCACGACATGCGTGAGCAGCTTTTTGGCGACCAGCAATACATCT ATGCCCACGTCATCGGTGTCCTCCCCGAACACCAGGGTAAGCAGGCCGGTGCCGCGCTTGCTGGCTGGGGTCTCAGTTTCGTCGACTATACCAACCTGCCCATGTACTTTGaggcctcgccctcctcggtCGGCCTCTACGAGAAGCTGGGCTACGAGCGTCTCAAGGAGACCATCGTTCACAAGGCCGAGACGCTCGGTACTGCCACTGATATCTCGGTGCCTCTCATGGTCAAGATGCCCAAGTCTGCCGGTGGCATGAGCTTTTATgagtggaaggagaagggctACCCCAAGTTCAACGCTGCCACTCCGGTTtccaagaagcagaagctcTAA
- a CDS encoding hypothetical protein (COG:U; EggNog:ENOG503NW0J), whose protein sequence is MAMEKQPASLSADEGVSPVIEERGHSSADLEKDAISSDAQAGVRAIEAAQLVWPKSHLIGAYVFIWLIYFVTSLQEVCARAYSPFVTSTFSSHSLTPVVYIVSSILGGVSKLPLAKILDIWGRPQGMALMLLIWTIGFVMMAACKNVTQYAAAYVFSTVGAQGISYCITVFVSDTTSLKNRGLMLAYATSPYIVTTWAGGPIADRFIMNGGPGWRWGMGMWAIVTPVIVTPLILIFIYNQHRAEKMGLIQPRQFGKITFTRVKEAVIQMDLLGIFILGVGLSMFLVPIAIYKYQADEWRSPLIICLLIFGGLLVAGFVAYEKWLAPVNFVPAHLLRHPNVLLAGIMLTLIFASAMVWGNFFSSMCMVAWNTTVTEATYISNIYRTGMCFASIPLGWAIRKTRRFKWVAVYYSLPLMLLGIGLMIEFRRPDVNIGYIVMTQIFASFAAGPLVVASELAMMSQVTHNQMAAILAILDLFGSVGTAVGSTVASAVWTNVFPGAIRDRLPQLTDMQVTSISGSMYTQLGYRKGTPIRLGISWAYHDAQQVLLIISMVMIGCGWILTWFWKNTRLSDKQSQH, encoded by the exons ATGGCCATGGAGaagcagccagccagcttGTCGGCGGATGAGGGCGTTAGTCCCGTCATCGAAGAGAGAGGACACAGCTCTGCGGACCTGGAGAAAGACGCCATCTCCAGCGATGCTCAGGCTGGTGTTCGAGCCATCGAGGCCGCGCAGCTCGTCTGGCCAAAGTCGCACCTCATTGGAGCCTATGTCTT CATCTGGCTCATCTACTTTGTCACGTCGCTGCAGGAGGTGTGCGCCAGGGCGTACAGCCCCTTCGTCACCAGCACCTTCTCTTCCCACAGTCTGACTCCCGTGGTGTACATTGTCTCGAGCATTCTTGGCGGCGTCTCCAAGCTGCCCCTGGCCAAGATTCTTGACATTTGGGGTCGGCCGCAGGGCATGGCTCTCATGCTCCTCATTTGGACGATTGGCTTCGTCATGATGGCTGCGTGCAAGAATGTTACGCAGTACGCGGCCGCCTATGTGTTTTCCACCGTTGG TGCGCAGGGCATCAGCTACTGCATCACCGTCTTCGTTTCCGACACGACCAGCTTGAAGAACAGAGGTCTGATGCTCGCCTACGCCACCTCCCCATACATTGTGACGACCTGGGCCGGCGGTCCCATTGCCGACAGATTCATCATGAACGGAGGTCctggctggagatggggcATGGGCATGTGGGCCATCGTCACGCCCGTGATTGTCACCCCCTTGATTCTCATCTTTATTTACAACCAGCACCGTGCTGAAAAGATGGGTCTCATCCAGCCGCGCCAGTTTGGAAAGATTACCTTTACCCGCGTCAAGGAGGCTGTGATCCAGATGGATCTCCTCGGCATCTTTATCCTCGGCGTCGGTCTCTCCATGTTCCTTGTTCCCATTGCCATCTACAAGTATCAAGCCGACGAATGGCGCTCACCGCTCATCATCTGCCTTCTCATCTTTGGCGGTCTCCTCGTGGCCGGTTTTGTTGCCTATGAGAAGTGGCTCGCACCCGTCAACTTTGTCCCtgcccacctcctccgccaccccaaCGTCCTCCTGGCGGGCATCATGCTCACCCTCATCTTTGCCAGCGCCATGGTCTGGGGCAACTTCTTCTCGTCCATGTGCATGGTCGCCTGGAACACCACCGTGACCGAGGCCACGTACATCTCCAACATTTACCGCACCGGCATGTGCTTcgcctccatccccctcggATGGGCCATTCGCAAGACTCGTCGCTTCAAGTGGGTTGCCGTCTACTACTCGCTGCCGCTGATgctcctcggcatcggccTGATGATCGAGTTCCGCCGCCCCGACGTCAACATTGGCTACATTGTCATGACGCAAATCTTTGCCTCGTTTGCCGCTGGGCCCTTGGTCGTCGCATCCGAGCTCGCCATGATGAGCCAGGTCACCCACAACCAGATGGctgccatcctcgccatcctggACCTCTTTGGCAGTGTAGGCACGGCAGTTGGCTCCACTGTTGCGTCAGCCGTCTGGACCAACGTGTTCCCCGGGGCCATCCGGGACAGGCTTCCCCAGCTGACCGACATGCAAGTCACCAGCATCTCTGGAAGCATGTACACGCAGCTCGGCTACCGCAAAGGCACACCCATCCGTCTCGGCATCTCATGGGCCTATCACGACGCACAGCAAGTCTTGTTGATCATCAGCATGGTCATGATTGGCTGCGGCTGGATCTTGACATGGTTCTGGAAGAACACCAGGTTGTCAGACAAGCAGTCCCAGCACTAG
- a CDS encoding hypothetical protein (EggNog:ENOG503PG0S; COG:S), with protein MKYITALLAAAVAGVVAHEGHDHTTLGDYVPECSLKCLSDARKSATTCKDDTELECFCILENYRAIYDASVACVMVACGQDVAVAEVLPSVISMCDEVAPMTTTIGGGTLELPTDSASSSAGPAATSTTTDDAAPAETSAPGSGAAGLTAGLVGAALPLAMAALL; from the exons ATGAAGTACATCACCGCTCTCCTCGCTGCCGCCGTTGCCGGTGTTGTTGCCCACGAGGGTCACgaccacaccaccctcggTGACTACGTTCCCGAGTGCTCGCTCAAGTGCCTCAGCGACGCCCGCAAGAGCGCCACCACCTGCAAGGACGACACCGAGCTCGAGTGCTTCTGCATTCTCGAAAACTACCGTGCCATCTACGATGCCAGCGTTGCCTGCGTCATGGTTGCCTGCGGTCAGGACGTTGCTGTTG CTGAGGTCCTTCCCTCTGTCATCTCCATGTGCGACGAGGTTGCTcccatgaccaccaccatcggcggcggcaccctGGAGCTCCCCACCGACTCTGCTTCGTCCAGCGCTGGTCCTGCTGCCACCTCGACCACGACCGACGATGCCGCCCCTGCCGAGACCAGCGCTCCCGGCTCTGGCGCCGCCGGCCTCACCGCCGGCCTCGTCGGTGCCGCTCTCCCCTTGGCCATGGCCGCCCTCCTCTGA
- a CDS encoding hypothetical protein (COG:E; EggNog:ENOG503NWJI) translates to MSPQAATGAAAVVAAPEIRASSGNDSDDADGLLEAMGYKAELVRTRSTWHVAFMSFVLASIPYGLATTLYYPLQGGGPAVVIWGWVIVSLIILCVAASLGEITSVYPTAGGVYYQTFMLAPAKIRRLSAYICGWCYVVGNITITLAVQFGTTLFYVACVNVFTNSEGEEIWGAETYQIWLTFLAITLLCNAISAFGNRHLPLLDTFAVFWTFAGILAILITVLAVAKEGRRSAEYAFTHFEPTSGWPAGWSFMVGLLHAGYATSSTGMVISMCEEVQHPATQVPKAMVITILINTIGGLLFLVPLMFVLPDLALMVQLAQPVPAILKSAVGSEGGAFALLVPIMVLGILCGTACTTAASRCTWAFARDGAIPGSKWWKVVNTKLDVPLNAMMLSMAIQIILGAIYFGSPVAFNAFSGVGVISLTLAYAAPIAVSMLEGRAQVKGGKFFLGKFGWFCNIIALAWSALALPLFCMPALLPVTPETVNYAPAVLVGFVAIAAAWYAVWGHKNYRGPPTESLGVQPVSRDGGVVPGLSSGPQQASEPSIKKD, encoded by the exons ATGAGCCCACAAGCCgccaccggcgccgccgccgttgtgGCCGCCCCCGAGATACGGGCGTCGTCCGGCAACGACTCTGACGATGCCGATGGGCTCCTCGAGGCCATGGGCTACAAGGCCGAGTTGGTGCGCACTCGTTCCACTTGGCATGTCGCCTTCATGTCCTTTGTGCTCGCCTCGATCCCCTACGGTCTCGCTACGACGCTCTACTATCCGCTCCAGGGCGGCGGCCCGGCCGTTGTCATTTGGGGCTGGGTCATCGTCTCCCTGATCATTCTCTGTGTCGCCGCTTCGCTGGGAGAAATCACAAGCGTGTATCCCACCGCCGGAGGTGTCTACTACCAGACCTTTATGCTTGCGCCCGCAAAGATTCGCAGGCTCAGCGCCTACATTTGCGGCTGGTGCTATGTCGtcggcaacatcaccatcactctTGCTGTGCAGTTCGGAACCACCTTGTTTTATGTTGCCTGCGTCAATGTCTTTACCAActccgagggcgaggagatcTGGGGCGCCGAGACATACCAGATCTGGCTGACCTTTTTGGCCATCACTTTGCTGTGCAATGCCATCTCGGCCTTTGGCAACCGCCACTTGCCCCTCCTCGAT ACCTTTGCCGTGTTCTGGACCTTCGCCGGCAtccttgccatcctcatTACCGTCCTCGCCGTTGCCAAGGAAGGCCGCCGCTCCGCCGAATACGCCTTCACCCACTTTGAGCCCACCTCCGGCTGGCCTGCCGGCTGGTCGTTCATGGTCGGCCTCCTTCACGCCGGGTATGCCACCTCGTCTACCGGTATGGTCATCTCCATGTGCGAAGAGGTCCAGCATCCCGCCACCCAGGTCCCCAAGGCCATGGTTAttaccatcctcatcaacaccattgGCGGGCTCCTGTTCCTCGTGCCGCTCATGTTTGTTCTTCCCGACctggcgttgatggtgcAGTTGGCACAGCCTGTCCCGGCCATCCTCAAGTCTGCCGTTGGCTCCGAAGGGGGTGCCTTTGCCCTCCTGGTTCCCATCATGGTTTTGGGTATCCTTTGCGGTACCGCCTGCACAACCGCTGCTTCGCGCTGCACGTGGGCCTTTGCTCGCGACGGTGCCATCCCCGGTTCCAAGTGGTGGAAGGTggtcaacaccaagctgGATGTTCCCCTCAACGCCATGATGTTGTCCATGGCGATTCAGATCATTCTGGGTGCCATCTACTTTGGATCTCCCGTAGCGTTCAACGCCTTTTCCGGCGTGGGTGTCATTTCCCTGACCCTCGCGTATGCCGCCCCCATCGCCGTGTCCATGCTCGAGGGCAGAGCCCAGGTGAAGGGCGGCAAGTTCTTCTTGGGCAAGTTTGGCTGGTTCTGCAACATCATTGCTCTGG CCTGGtccgccctcgcccttcCGCTCTTTTGCATGCCTGCCCTGCTTCCCGTCACTCCTGAGACGGTCAACTATGCTCCTGCTGTCTTGGTCGGCTTCGTGGCCATCGCGGCTGCGTGGTACGCCGTCTGGGGTCACAAGAACTACCGCGGCCCCCCTACCGAGTCCCTTGGCGTCCAGCCCGTGTCTCGGGATGGCGGTGTCGTTCCGGGCTTGTCTTCTGGTCCTCAGCAAGCGTCTGAGCCATCCATCAAGAAGGACTAA